A region of Halalkaliarchaeum desulfuricum DNA encodes the following proteins:
- a CDS encoding DsbA family protein, translating to MERTVSRRAVLATLGGATSVAVAGCLGGADQSHDCELTEPDPVTDLDRPTLGPDDADVVVSAFDDFACPHCATFKLDEFPEFRSEYVDEGLVQFRQYDFPIPADGEWSEPIANAARGIQDRFDDETYFEYSTLLFEQLRGDDYSYEAIGEHAEAIGDDGCLAIADAEFEPYEAVVSADREEGVNRGVSGTPTVFVDDQQVSPEFEAIAEAIDDRL from the coding sequence ATGGAGCGTACCGTCTCCCGGCGGGCAGTGCTTGCGACACTCGGCGGGGCGACGTCCGTCGCCGTCGCGGGCTGTCTCGGCGGCGCGGATCAGTCACACGACTGCGAGTTGACCGAACCGGACCCGGTGACCGACCTCGACCGGCCGACGCTGGGCCCCGACGACGCCGATGTCGTCGTCTCGGCGTTCGACGACTTCGCCTGTCCGCACTGTGCGACGTTCAAACTCGATGAGTTCCCCGAGTTCCGTTCCGAGTACGTCGACGAGGGGCTCGTCCAGTTTCGCCAGTACGACTTCCCGATCCCGGCGGACGGCGAATGGTCGGAGCCGATCGCAAATGCCGCTCGGGGGATCCAGGACCGGTTCGACGACGAAACCTACTTCGAGTACTCGACGCTGCTTTTCGAACAGCTTCGAGGGGACGACTACTCCTACGAGGCGATCGGCGAGCACGCCGAGGCAATCGGCGACGACGGCTGTCTCGCCATCGCCGACGCGGAGTTCGAACCCTACGAAGCGGTGGTGAGTGCCGACCGCGAGGAGGGGGTAAACAGGGGCGTGAGCGGAACGCCCACGGTGTTCGTCGACGATCAGCAGGTGAGCCCGGAGTTCGAGGCGATCGCCGAGGCGATCGACGACCGGTTGTGA
- a CDS encoding DUF2062 domain-containing protein: MIVERVGEYRRRIHAELKRAFADEHTPREVAGSFAVGVFITMLPTLGTGLILFVVLVALFKSISKIALFASVLVFNPVVKWGVYAASFSLGTLLLGPVEGVTMTDVSLSAGPEIVVRLLVGNLILAVVATVLGYVVVYRLVVSYREQLEPLEEAIEEVVDRTLDPDAA, from the coding sequence ATGATCGTCGAGCGCGTCGGGGAGTATCGCAGGCGAATTCACGCCGAACTCAAGCGGGCATTCGCCGACGAGCACACGCCCCGCGAAGTCGCCGGAAGCTTCGCGGTGGGAGTGTTCATCACGATGTTGCCGACCCTGGGGACAGGGCTGATACTCTTCGTCGTACTCGTCGCGCTCTTCAAGTCGATCAGCAAGATCGCCCTGTTCGCGTCGGTGCTCGTATTCAACCCGGTCGTCAAGTGGGGGGTTTACGCTGCTAGCTTCTCGCTGGGCACGCTGCTGCTCGGACCAGTCGAAGGTGTTACGATGACCGACGTCTCGCTTTCGGCCGGACCGGAGATCGTCGTCAGGCTGCTGGTCGGTAATCTGATCCTCGCGGTCGTCGCGACGGTCCTCGGCTACGTCGTCGTCTACCGTCTCGTCGTTTCCTACCGGGAGCAACTGGAACCGCTGGAGGAGGCGATCGAGGAGGTCGTCGACCGGACGCTGGACCCGGACGCAGCCTGA
- a CDS encoding tRNA uridine(34) 5-carboxymethylaminomethyl modification radical SAM/GNAT enzyme Elp3 — MSTDADDADDVDADDVDETHTQVCKELVERILAGEVDRENLESAKLDVCSAHSASTVPKNTELLDHAPDDRREVVKAVVQRKPVRTASGVSPVAIMTSPQLCPHGKCLYCPGGPASEFSSAQSYTGHEPAAARGKQNEYDPYGQVTLRLEQLRAIGHPVDKVELIVMGGTMTARSHDYQEWFLKRALEAMNDYDVESDPQPAQDRSFKPDPDEYEFRYLEDVIAENETADVRNVATTFETKPDWCDPEQIDRMLDLGGTKVEVGVQTTYERINREMHRGHGIQASKDANRRLRDAGFKVGFHMMPGQPGMTEEMCREDFRRLFESPEWRPDYLKIYPTLVVKGTRVYDMWKRGEYEPLSNEEAADVVADAMGEIAPYTRLQRVQRDIPADFIEAGVWKSNLRQLARQRAEEKGIEPRDIRAREVGMNDADPDPDDIEFDVRQYEAGGGTEHFISFEDANQDLLVGFCRLRFPSYAPGQPGAPEGADDPVRRELEDAAIVRELHVYGSEAALGDEGDWQHRGYGRRLIESAEEIAADAGFEKLSVLSGIGVREYYREKLGYHQDGPYVSKRLDG; from the coding sequence ATGAGTACCGACGCCGACGACGCCGACGACGTCGACGCCGACGATGTCGACGAGACGCACACGCAGGTGTGTAAAGAGCTCGTCGAGCGGATCCTCGCGGGCGAGGTCGACCGGGAGAACCTCGAGTCCGCCAAGCTCGACGTCTGCTCGGCCCACTCGGCGTCGACGGTGCCGAAAAACACCGAGCTTCTGGATCACGCACCCGACGACCGACGGGAGGTAGTGAAGGCGGTGGTCCAGCGCAAGCCGGTCCGGACCGCGTCGGGCGTCTCCCCGGTGGCGATCATGACGTCGCCACAGCTGTGTCCACACGGGAAGTGTCTCTACTGCCCCGGCGGGCCGGCCTCGGAGTTCTCCTCGGCGCAGTCGTACACCGGCCACGAGCCCGCCGCCGCGCGGGGAAAACAAAACGAGTACGATCCCTACGGCCAGGTGACCCTCCGTCTCGAACAGCTCCGGGCGATCGGCCATCCGGTGGACAAAGTCGAGCTGATCGTCATGGGCGGAACGATGACCGCACGCAGCCACGACTATCAGGAGTGGTTCCTCAAGCGGGCGCTGGAAGCGATGAACGACTACGACGTCGAATCGGATCCCCAACCCGCCCAGGACCGCAGTTTCAAACCCGACCCCGATGAGTACGAGTTCCGGTACTTGGAGGACGTGATCGCGGAAAACGAGACCGCCGACGTCCGAAACGTCGCCACGACCTTCGAGACGAAGCCCGACTGGTGTGACCCCGAACAGATCGACCGGATGCTGGACCTGGGCGGCACGAAAGTCGAGGTGGGCGTCCAGACCACCTACGAACGGATCAACCGGGAGATGCACCGGGGACACGGAATCCAGGCGTCGAAGGACGCCAATCGACGGCTCCGGGACGCCGGCTTCAAGGTCGGCTTCCACATGATGCCCGGCCAGCCCGGGATGACCGAGGAGATGTGCCGGGAGGACTTCCGCCGGCTGTTCGAGAGCCCGGAGTGGCGGCCCGACTACCTGAAGATCTACCCCACACTGGTCGTGAAGGGAACGAGGGTGTACGACATGTGGAAACGCGGGGAGTACGAACCGCTCTCGAACGAGGAGGCCGCCGACGTCGTCGCCGACGCGATGGGAGAGATCGCGCCATACACCCGCCTCCAGCGCGTCCAGCGGGACATCCCGGCCGACTTCATCGAGGCCGGCGTCTGGAAGTCGAACCTCAGACAGCTGGCACGACAGCGCGCCGAAGAGAAGGGAATCGAACCGCGGGACATCCGCGCCCGCGAGGTGGGGATGAACGACGCCGATCCGGATCCGGACGACATCGAGTTCGACGTGCGACAGTACGAAGCCGGCGGCGGCACGGAACACTTCATCAGCTTCGAGGACGCGAACCAGGACCTGCTCGTGGGGTTCTGTCGGCTCCGGTTCCCCTCCTACGCCCCCGGCCAGCCCGGCGCACCCGAGGGTGCAGACGATCCGGTCCGTCGGGAGCTCGAGGACGCCGCGATCGTGCGGGAGCTCCACGTGTACGGCAGCGAGGCCGCGCTCGGCGACGAGGGCGACTGGCAACACCGCGGCTACGGTCGGCGACTGATCGAATCGGCCGAGGAGATCGCCGCAGACGCCGGCTTCGAGAAGCTCAGCGTCCTCTCGGGGATCGGCGTTCGCGAATACTACCGGGAGAAGCTCGGCTACCACCAGGACGGTCCGTACGTTTCTAAGCGGCTCGATGGGTAG
- a CDS encoding DHH family phosphoesterase: protein MGSCIICGASVDGRICDSHQEDVVFEFRGDSPDQLVPGRYYRGTVDGYADFGVFVDLAPGVTGLLHRSELDRRLESLDWEPGDTVFVQVKNVRDNGNIDLGWSIRQEKREFRGALVQDGETDREPEPEPEPEPEPEPESEPVPEPEPEPESEPEPETSDREQTESDVEKETVTGGQDVVTPTSSGKDGGTADDRPTSRSTEPDDTGDDGATEASEASGDAGATAVAKPESGAEPSTEAESSAEPATGAESTAEVEPGTSIERVSIEELSDAVGETVRLEGEIVSVRQTGGPTVFELRDETGVVDCAAFVEPGVRAYPDVGVDDVVRLEGDVELRRNEIQVETGALVALEDDDREEVVQRLEDALAAKARPDAFEPIGDHETVETLREPILDAAEALRRAVLESRPIVVRHPATANGYLAGAAVERAVLPLVAEEYTGSDAEYHYFKRRPLESSVYDMDDATMDVTRMLQDRDRHDEKLPLFLLLGAGATAESEDGLDLLDIYDATRVVVDSEPADPEAGDHAAVLVAPEEDDGALSVGTLGSELAATIDADARDELRHLPATSYWEEAPEAYAEVADEAGYDADKRRDLREAVALEAYYQSYEDKRELITDLLFGEGSEDLAGHVAEQFRVKVDTEVATARENLDRTARGGVEFALLDTDAYTHRYDFPPTSLLLDELHRRERTDGAFATVGVGTDELFVRSTFDLDLRAAVDTARETVPEADLGVADLRDGRVEFLAGRRDDARDAIVDAIVDQA, encoded by the coding sequence ATGGGTTCGTGTATCATCTGTGGTGCGTCTGTCGACGGACGAATCTGCGACAGCCACCAAGAAGACGTCGTTTTCGAATTTCGTGGAGACTCCCCGGACCAGCTGGTTCCGGGTCGATACTACCGTGGCACCGTCGACGGCTACGCCGACTTCGGCGTGTTCGTCGATCTCGCCCCCGGTGTCACCGGACTGTTGCACCGCAGCGAGCTCGACCGCCGGCTGGAGTCGCTCGACTGGGAGCCCGGCGACACGGTGTTCGTCCAGGTGAAGAACGTCCGTGACAACGGCAACATCGATCTCGGCTGGTCGATCCGGCAGGAGAAGCGGGAGTTCCGGGGCGCGCTGGTTCAGGACGGCGAAACCGATCGGGAACCGGAGCCGGAACCGGAACCAGAACCGGAACCGGAACCGGAATCGGAACCGGTACCAGAACCGGAACCGGAACCGGAATCGGAACCGGAACCGGAAACCAGCGACCGAGAGCAGACGGAATCGGACGTCGAGAAGGAGACGGTAACCGGCGGTCAGGACGTGGTGACACCGACCAGTAGCGGCAAGGACGGGGGGACAGCCGACGACCGGCCGACCTCCCGGAGCACCGAACCCGACGACACCGGTGATGACGGGGCGACGGAAGCGTCGGAAGCGTCCGGCGATGCGGGTGCGACTGCGGTCGCGAAACCGGAGTCGGGAGCCGAACCATCAACAGAAGCCGAATCATCGGCCGAACCCGCAACCGGAGCCGAATCCACGGCCGAGGTCGAACCAGGAACCTCCATCGAACGGGTGTCCATCGAAGAGCTGTCGGACGCCGTCGGCGAGACGGTCCGGCTCGAGGGGGAGATCGTGAGCGTGCGTCAAACGGGCGGACCCACGGTGTTCGAACTCCGCGACGAAACCGGCGTGGTGGACTGTGCCGCGTTCGTCGAACCCGGCGTCCGCGCGTACCCGGACGTGGGAGTCGACGACGTCGTGCGGCTCGAGGGCGACGTGGAGCTCCGGCGCAACGAGATCCAGGTCGAGACCGGCGCGCTCGTCGCGCTCGAGGATGACGACCGCGAGGAGGTGGTCCAGCGGCTCGAAGACGCCCTGGCCGCGAAGGCACGCCCGGACGCCTTCGAACCCATCGGGGACCACGAGACGGTCGAGACGCTACGCGAGCCGATCCTGGACGCAGCCGAGGCGCTCCGCCGGGCCGTCCTCGAGAGCCGGCCGATCGTCGTCCGACATCCGGCGACGGCGAACGGCTATCTCGCCGGCGCCGCCGTCGAACGCGCGGTGTTGCCGCTCGTGGCCGAGGAGTACACCGGCTCCGACGCCGAATATCACTACTTCAAGCGCCGCCCGCTGGAGTCGTCGGTGTACGACATGGACGACGCGACGATGGACGTCACGCGGATGCTCCAGGACCGGGACCGGCACGACGAGAAGCTCCCATTGTTTCTCCTGCTGGGTGCGGGAGCGACCGCCGAGTCGGAAGACGGGCTGGACCTGCTCGACATCTACGACGCCACGCGGGTCGTCGTCGACTCCGAGCCGGCGGACCCGGAAGCCGGCGACCACGCCGCGGTGCTGGTCGCACCCGAGGAAGACGACGGCGCCCTGTCTGTAGGCACACTCGGCTCGGAACTCGCCGCGACGATCGACGCCGACGCCAGGGACGAACTCCGCCATCTCCCGGCGACGAGCTACTGGGAGGAGGCGCCGGAGGCGTACGCCGAGGTGGCCGACGAGGCCGGCTACGACGCCGACAAGCGGCGGGACCTCCGCGAGGCGGTCGCACTGGAGGCGTACTATCAGTCCTACGAGGACAAACGCGAACTGATCACGGACCTCCTGTTCGGCGAGGGAAGCGAGGATCTCGCCGGGCACGTCGCCGAGCAGTTCCGCGTGAAGGTCGACACCGAGGTGGCGACCGCTCGAGAGAACCTCGATCGAACCGCCCGCGGCGGGGTCGAGTTCGCGCTGCTGGACACCGACGCCTACACCCACCGGTACGACTTCCCCCCGACGTCGCTGCTTCTCGACGAACTGCACCGTCGGGAGCGAACCGACGGGGCGTTCGCGACGGTCGGCGTCGGTACCGACGAGCTGTTCGTCCGGTCGACGTTCGATCTCGACCTCCGGGCGGCCGTCGACACCGCCAGAGAGACCGTTCCCGAGGCGGATCTCGGGGTCGCAGACCTTCGCGACGGGCGCGTGGAGTTCCTGGCCGGCCGTCGGGACGACGCCCGGGACGCGATCGTCGACGCCATCGTCGACCAGGCCTGA
- a CDS encoding DUF555 domain-containing protein translates to MSNYLVAMEAAWLVRDVEDIDDAIGVAVSEAGRRLNEQDKEFVEVEVGVTTCPACGEPFDSAYIAAETALVGLLLEIEVFNAEGEEHASRIAKSEVGGALRDVPLSVIEVVQTEADEDDE, encoded by the coding sequence ATGAGCAATTACCTCGTTGCGATGGAGGCGGCCTGGCTGGTTCGCGACGTAGAGGACATCGACGACGCGATCGGCGTGGCGGTAAGCGAGGCTGGACGGCGCCTCAACGAACAGGACAAAGAGTTCGTCGAAGTCGAGGTCGGGGTGACGACCTGTCCCGCCTGCGGGGAGCCGTTCGATTCGGCGTACATCGCCGCGGAGACGGCGCTCGTGGGGCTGTTGCTGGAAATCGAGGTATTCAACGCCGAAGGCGAGGAACACGCCAGCCGGATCGCGAAAAGCGAGGTCGGCGGCGCGCTCCGCGACGTCCCGCTTTCGGTCATCGAGGTCGTCCAGACCGAGGCCGACGAGGACGACGAATAG
- a CDS encoding DUF357 domain-containing protein codes for MPAKLEEKVDRYERMLADALDVADRAVPEGTPLDEAASGCREMAESYLEDGRHFREEDDPVNALASYSYGYGWLDCGVRMGLFSVPEDSDLFTS; via the coding sequence ATGCCCGCGAAACTCGAGGAGAAGGTCGATCGATACGAACGGATGCTCGCCGACGCGCTCGACGTCGCCGATCGGGCCGTCCCCGAGGGGACGCCCCTCGACGAGGCCGCGAGTGGCTGTCGGGAAATGGCAGAATCCTACCTCGAGGACGGCCGTCACTTCAGGGAGGAGGACGACCCGGTTAACGCACTGGCGTCGTACTCGTACGGCTACGGGTGGCTCGACTGTGGCGTGAGGATGGGGCTGTTTTCGGTTCCCGAGGACAGCGACCTGTTCACCAGCTAG
- a CDS encoding YIP1 family protein, protein MTTWIDTPEGGRDRGPRALVRAWIEVLVRPRRFFVSAIAPADQAPALFFAMAVAATSIGGLFLAVPSLPPTVAGSPLVGGAVLGGFLVLLVTPVTLHLTAAIGTIVLVVLAPDRGGVSETVQLVGYASAPLALVSVPVALVGVPVATAVWAGMAYAAGLLIVGIATRHRTGTVRAVLAAVPPVVFAGAVVTAVRVGNAVVFGG, encoded by the coding sequence GTGACGACCTGGATCGACACCCCGGAGGGGGGACGGGACCGCGGTCCACGGGCGCTCGTTCGCGCCTGGATCGAAGTGCTCGTCCGCCCGCGTCGGTTCTTCGTGAGCGCGATCGCCCCGGCCGACCAGGCGCCGGCGCTTTTCTTTGCGATGGCCGTGGCAGCGACCTCGATCGGGGGGCTGTTCCTCGCCGTCCCCAGTCTGCCCCCGACGGTCGCGGGCAGTCCCCTCGTCGGCGGTGCCGTCCTGGGTGGCTTCCTGGTGTTGCTCGTGACGCCAGTGACGTTACATCTGACTGCCGCGATCGGAACGATCGTGCTCGTCGTGCTGGCTCCCGATCGGGGCGGCGTCAGTGAAACCGTCCAGCTCGTGGGATACGCGAGTGCCCCGCTGGCGCTGGTCTCGGTCCCGGTCGCGCTCGTCGGAGTCCCGGTCGCCACCGCGGTGTGGGCCGGGATGGCTTACGCTGCGGGACTGCTGATCGTCGGGATCGCTACGAGACATCGGACGGGGACGGTCCGTGCGGTGCTCGCTGCGGTCCCGCCGGTCGTCTTCGCGGGCGCAGTCGTCACCGCAGTTCGGGTCGGGAACGCCGTCGTGTTTGGCGGTTGA
- a CDS encoding GNAT family N-acetyltransferase, which produces MNVEPATLSEVDLLADWWVELAAEQRAYDSHLFSEANRDLIREVIGRGVVAGTVLVARPEGDEPATEDLEEPLGFVMFSMETGRYRQDVARGIVDNLYVRPEARNRGVGSQLLEAAEGTLREAGAEAVSLDAMAENEGARRFYRRHGYRPHRIEFEKRLEE; this is translated from the coding sequence GTGAACGTCGAACCCGCCACGCTGTCGGAGGTGGATCTGCTCGCGGACTGGTGGGTCGAACTCGCCGCCGAGCAGCGCGCGTACGACTCGCATCTGTTTTCGGAGGCGAACCGGGACCTGATCCGCGAGGTCATCGGACGGGGAGTCGTCGCAGGCACCGTTCTGGTTGCGCGTCCGGAGGGCGACGAACCCGCGACCGAGGACCTCGAAGAGCCTCTGGGATTCGTCATGTTCTCGATGGAGACGGGGCGCTATCGCCAGGACGTCGCCCGCGGAATCGTGGACAACCTCTACGTTCGCCCCGAAGCTCGAAATCGCGGTGTCGGGTCACAGCTCCTCGAAGCCGCCGAAGGGACACTCCGGGAGGCGGGGGCCGAGGCGGTGTCGCTCGACGCCATGGCCGAAAACGAGGGCGCACGTCGGTTTTACCGGCGGCACGGCTACAGGCCACACCGGATCGAGTTCGAAAAGCGACTCGAGGAGTGA
- a CDS encoding thymidine kinase, with translation MHAITRSGWIEVITGSMFSGKTEELLRRLRRADIAGQEIVAFKPAIDDRYGESTIGSHNGRQWDARIVPNEGEEVWELYDRYDGEEVVAIDEANFFSGELVEVSQTLASEGARVIASGIDQTFRGEPFDPVPRLMAVAEYVDKLQAICSVCGEPATRNQRLIDGEPAHRDDPTILVGAEESYEARCRDCHTLRTGPREEQAERSAPEADE, from the coding sequence ATGCACGCCATCACGCGCTCGGGGTGGATCGAGGTAATCACGGGGTCGATGTTCTCTGGGAAGACCGAGGAACTGCTTCGGCGGCTACGGCGTGCCGATATTGCGGGCCAGGAGATCGTCGCGTTCAAGCCGGCGATCGACGACCGATACGGCGAGTCGACGATCGGCTCCCACAACGGGCGCCAGTGGGACGCACGGATCGTCCCCAACGAGGGCGAGGAGGTGTGGGAGCTGTACGACCGATACGACGGGGAGGAAGTCGTCGCGATCGACGAGGCCAACTTCTTTTCCGGCGAACTCGTCGAGGTTTCCCAGACACTTGCGTCGGAGGGCGCACGCGTCATCGCCTCGGGGATCGACCAGACGTTCCGCGGGGAGCCGTTCGATCCGGTGCCGCGCTTGATGGCCGTCGCGGAGTACGTCGACAAGCTCCAGGCGATCTGCTCGGTCTGTGGCGAGCCAGCCACCCGAAACCAGCGGCTCATCGACGGCGAGCCCGCCCACCGGGACGACCCGACGATCCTCGTCGGTGCGGAGGAATCCTACGAGGCCAGATGCCGGGACTGTCACACCCTCCGGACCGGACCGCGGGAAGAACAGGCCGAGCGATCCGCCCCCGAAGCTGACGAGTGA
- a CDS encoding DEAD/DEAH box helicase family protein produces MAIELRYRDGTIHLADGEDDRSSDLESLPGVEPDPRSGGYRAPAYRYADLRDAIEKGGLPYEERVFDARGGDSLDLATDYRLREYQTDALDAWEDAGRRGVIELPTGSGKTVIAIAAIAAVGRPTLVVVPTIDLLNQWERELEREFSVPIGRFGGGEQRREPITVSTYDSAYLRADDVGDAFEFVVFDEVHHLGGEGYRDIARLLPAPYRLGLTATFERPDGAHEVIADLVGDRVYRLDIDDLAGDHLAAYDIKRIEVELTPEERQEYETAQETFVDYLKSTNLQLRSGSDYQKLVLRSGNDPRAREALLAKQRARNVMMNADAKVDALERVLDRHRGDRIIVFTAHTELVYRLSRRFLLPAITSETGATERRQILERFRDGDYSRVVTANVLDEGVDVPDANVAVVLSGSGSEREFTQRLGRILRPKDDGGRALLYEVVSDETAEERVASRRR; encoded by the coding sequence GTGGCGATCGAACTCCGATACCGGGACGGGACGATCCACCTCGCCGACGGGGAGGACGACCGCTCTTCCGACCTCGAATCCCTCCCCGGTGTCGAACCGGATCCGCGATCCGGCGGCTACCGTGCGCCGGCCTACCGGTACGCCGATCTCCGTGACGCCATCGAGAAGGGTGGGCTGCCGTACGAGGAACGAGTGTTCGACGCTCGCGGCGGGGACTCGCTCGACCTTGCTACCGACTACCGGCTCCGGGAGTACCAGACCGACGCACTCGACGCCTGGGAGGACGCCGGACGACGCGGCGTGATCGAGCTCCCGACCGGCAGCGGGAAGACCGTGATCGCGATCGCTGCGATCGCGGCGGTCGGGCGCCCCACGCTGGTGGTCGTTCCTACAATCGACCTGTTGAACCAGTGGGAACGAGAGCTCGAACGGGAGTTTTCGGTGCCGATCGGCCGGTTCGGCGGCGGCGAGCAGCGACGGGAGCCGATCACCGTGTCGACGTACGACTCCGCGTATCTCCGGGCCGACGACGTCGGCGACGCCTTCGAGTTCGTCGTCTTTGACGAGGTTCATCACCTCGGCGGCGAGGGATACCGCGACATCGCTCGGCTGCTCCCGGCGCCGTATCGGCTGGGATTGACGGCGACGTTCGAACGCCCGGACGGCGCCCACGAAGTCATCGCCGACCTGGTCGGCGACCGGGTGTACCGGCTCGACATCGACGACCTCGCGGGCGATCACCTGGCGGCCTACGACATCAAACGGATCGAAGTCGAACTCACTCCCGAGGAGCGACAGGAGTACGAGACGGCACAGGAGACGTTCGTCGACTACCTCAAGTCGACGAACCTCCAGTTACGCAGCGGCAGCGACTACCAGAAGCTGGTGCTTCGCTCGGGCAACGATCCCCGAGCGCGGGAGGCACTGCTCGCCAAACAGCGGGCGCGAAACGTGATGATGAACGCCGACGCGAAGGTCGACGCGCTCGAACGGGTTCTCGACCGGCACCGTGGAGACCGGATCATCGTCTTTACCGCCCACACCGAACTGGTGTACCGACTCTCCCGGCGGTTCCTCTTGCCGGCAATCACCAGCGAGACCGGGGCGACGGAGCGCCGGCAGATCCTCGAACGCTTCAGGGACGGCGACTACTCGCGGGTCGTCACCGCGAACGTGCTCGACGAGGGGGTCGACGTCCCGGACGCGAACGTCGCGGTCGTGCTGTCGGGATCGGGCAGCGAACGCGAGTTCACCCAGCGCCTGGGGCGGATCCTCCGGCCGAAGGATGACGGCGGGCGGGCGCTTTTGTACGAGGTAGTGAGCGACGAAACAGCCGAGGAACGGGTCGCCAGCCGGCGGCGATAG
- the cysS gene encoding cysteine--tRNA ligase, whose product MTLSVTNTLSGEREAFEVDDGEVLLYVCGLTVSDDAHLGHARAWVHADIIHRWLEYLGYDVRHVENVTDVNEKITARAGERDDWDTEADVARHFTADIFEDMRGLNLLRAEVYPRVSEHVPEIIDLVETLVDRGYAYESNGSVYFDVTQFESYGDLSNQELEELEAQGEPDERSEKRHPADFALWKADGVSESAVREHRKHEHEGALPTGQTWDSPWSDGRPGWHVECSAMSMTHLGETIDVHMGGRDLVFPHHENEIAQSEAATGEEFVRYWLHNGLLETEGEKMSSSLGNYWTVSDALEKLGVNVVRTFYAGAQYRTDQALSEDALEEAEERFERLQRAYETAVAAADSVDAVTKAEDEALRDAVEATRTEFEAAMNDDFNVREATAAILDLAAAVNRHVESNETYDYPGLRRSIETLETFGEGVLGLQFDAVDDGDATLAGELVELVLEIREQERQAGNYERADQLRDALDEAGIEVEDAPDGPTYRFE is encoded by the coding sequence ATGACCCTTTCGGTGACAAACACCCTGTCGGGCGAGCGCGAGGCGTTCGAGGTCGACGACGGCGAAGTGCTGCTGTACGTCTGCGGGCTGACGGTTTCGGACGACGCCCACCTCGGCCACGCCCGGGCGTGGGTGCACGCCGACATCATCCACCGGTGGCTCGAGTATCTCGGCTACGACGTCCGCCACGTGGAGAACGTCACCGACGTCAACGAGAAGATCACCGCGCGGGCGGGGGAGCGCGACGACTGGGACACCGAGGCGGACGTGGCCCGCCACTTCACCGCGGATATCTTCGAGGACATGCGCGGGCTGAACCTCCTGCGCGCGGAGGTGTATCCACGGGTCTCCGAACACGTCCCCGAGATCATCGATCTGGTCGAGACGCTCGTCGACCGGGGGTACGCCTACGAGTCGAACGGTTCGGTGTACTTCGACGTCACACAGTTCGAGAGCTACGGCGACCTCTCCAACCAGGAGCTCGAGGAACTGGAAGCTCAGGGCGAGCCCGACGAACGCTCCGAGAAGCGACACCCCGCCGACTTCGCGCTGTGGAAAGCCGACGGCGTCAGCGAGTCGGCGGTTCGGGAGCACCGGAAACACGAACACGAGGGAGCGCTTCCGACCGGACAGACCTGGGATTCCCCCTGGAGTGACGGCAGACCCGGCTGGCACGTCGAGTGCTCGGCGATGTCGATGACACACCTCGGAGAGACGATCGATGTCCACATGGGCGGGCGCGACCTGGTGTTTCCCCACCACGAAAACGAGATCGCCCAGAGCGAGGCCGCAACCGGCGAGGAGTTCGTGCGCTACTGGCTCCACAACGGCCTGCTCGAAACCGAAGGCGAGAAGATGAGTTCGAGTCTGGGCAACTACTGGACTGTCTCCGACGCGCTCGAGAAGTTGGGTGTCAACGTTGTTCGAACGTTCTATGCGGGGGCGCAGTACCGAACCGATCAGGCGCTCTCCGAGGACGCACTCGAGGAAGCCGAGGAACGGTTCGAGCGTCTCCAGCGAGCCTACGAGACCGCCGTGGCGGCGGCCGACTCGGTCGACGCGGTGACGAAAGCCGAAGACGAGGCCCTCCGGGACGCCGTCGAGGCGACGCGGACGGAGTTCGAGGCGGCGATGAACGACGATTTCAACGTCCGCGAGGCGACGGCGGCGATTTTGGACCTCGCCGCCGCAGTCAACCGCCACGTCGAATCGAACGAGACGTACGACTACCCGGGACTCCGGCGGTCGATCGAGACCCTCGAAACGTTCGGGGAGGGCGTCCTCGGTCTCCAGTTCGACGCCGTCGACGACGGCGACGCCACGCTGGCGGGCGAGCTCGTCGAACTCGTGTTGGAGATCAGAGAGCAGGAACGCCAGGCCGGAAACTACGAGCGTGCCGACCAGTTGCGCGACGCCCTCGACGAGGCAGGAATCGAAGTCGAGGACGCCCCGGACGGACCGACCTACCGGTTCGAGTGA